Within the Solibacillus silvestris genome, the region CGGCAAATATCCGGGTGGTACATCGGTACTGCGTTGCTTAGTCTTCGGTCGCCGAGCAGGGCATGATGCAATACGGTATATCGGGGAAAAAGAAAAGTCGTATCAATAGGGAGGTTCATATGGAATTACTAGGTAAAGTAGCGCTTGTGACAGGCGGCGGTCGGGGAATCGGTAAAGAATCTGCCTTATTACTAGCTTCAAAAGGTGCGAAAGTTGCTGTTTGTGCGCGCAATGAACAAGAGTGCGCAGAAGTGCAGCAGCTGATTGAAACAAAATATAATGTCCCATCAATCGGAATTAAATGCGATGTTTCGGATTATGCACAAGTCCAGGAAGCTGTAGCAGTTGTCGCAAAGGAGCTTGGACCAATCGATATATTGATCAATAATGCAGGAGCGATGGCATTAAAGCCATTTACGGAAACGACGCCCGAAGAATGGATCAAAATGCACGATATTAATGTACATGGCCCTTATTACTTCTGCTATGAAACGGTTCCGTCAATGATTGAAAGACGTACAGGTGCGATCATCAATATTTCTTCAATATGGGGGACGAAAGGTGGTCCGAACCGTAGTGCCTACATCTCGTCCAAACATGCGGTAATCGGTTTTTCAAAAGCATTGGGTGAAGAGTTAAAGCCATACGGTATACGAGTAAATGCCGTTTGCCCAGGCCCGGTTGATACACAGATGACCAATGAACTTGGAGCAAACTTGAATAAAGACGGCTGGTTGGATGCCATTGATATTGCCAATGTCATCGTGGACCTTGTACTGCCGAAGAGCCGCGCGATTACTGCCACTTCAGTAGAGGCATTCGGATTCGGTGCACCAGTTGGATTAGCTAAATAACAATTAAAAGGGGATATTAAA harbors:
- a CDS encoding dehydrogenase yields the protein MELLGKVALVTGGGRGIGKESALLLASKGAKVAVCARNEQECAEVQQLIETKYNVPSIGIKCDVSDYAQVQEAVAVVAKELGPIDILINNAGAMALKPFTETTPEEWIKMHDINVHGPYYFCYETVPSMIERRTGAIINISSIWGTKGGPNRSAYISSKHAVIGFSKALGEELKPYGIRVNAVCPGPVDTQMTNELGANLNKDGWLDAIDIANVIVDLVLPKSRAITATSVEAFGFGAPVGLAK